In the genome of Amaranthus tricolor cultivar Red isolate AtriRed21 chromosome 15, ASM2621246v1, whole genome shotgun sequence, one region contains:
- the LOC130800903 gene encoding ATP synthase subunit delta', mitochondrial-like, protein MFRQLSTQILRSTKSRALSTAAEVPATQSGVSKFEEIWKKMVPNMDPPKTPSSYMKPRPPTPSTIPSKLNLNLALPYSSVLSSKEVDMIIVPATTGQMGVLPGHVPTIAELKPGIMSIHDGNNVTKYFISSGFAMIHANSHADIVAIEAVPIDQIDLAAVQKGLAEANQKLSSATTDLEKAEAQIVVDVHSALNSALTG, encoded by the exons ATGTTCCGTCAATTGAGTACCCAAATCCTCCGATCTACCAAATCTCGGGCATTATCAACAGCAGCTGAAGTTCCTGCAACACAATCTGGGGTTTCAAAATTTGAAGAAATATGGAAGAAAATGGTACCAAACATGGATCCTCCAAAAACCCCTTCTTCCTACATGAAACCTCGTCCTCCTACTCCTTCTACTATCCCTTCTAAACTTAATCTTAATCTCGCCCTTCCTTATTCTTCTGTGCTTTCATCCAAAGag GTTGATATGATCATAGTTCCTGCTACCACTGGTCAGATGGGTGTGCTTCCGGGTCATGTTCCCACAATTGCAGAGTTGAAACCCGGGATCATGTCTATCCATGACGGGAATAACGTGACTAAATACTTTATAAGCAGTGGATTCGCAATGATCCATGCAAACTCTCATGCTGATATTGTCGCTATTGAGGCTGTACCTATTGATCAAATTGACCTTGCCGCTGTTCAGAAGGGCCTTGCTGAAGCCAACCAAAAGCTCAGTTCTGCAACGACTGATTTGGAGAAAGCTGAAGCCCAAATCGTAGTTGATGTTCACAGCGCTCTAAATTCCGCCCTCACTGGCTGA